The Thermovibrio guaymasensis genomic interval TTGCAGCTTCTGCCTTTGCAGTATTTGTTAGGGCGTTAAAGAGAGTAGATTTCCCGACGTTTGGAAGTCCTACTATTCCACAGTTGAATCCCATTTCTGTTCCCCTTATGAAATAATTTCTGATGCTTGGAAATTTAATCCGGAGGAGTTTAATGGGAAGTTTTTTCCTCTTTTTTATGGTCTTGGGGGTTTTCCTAGGTTTTATCTTTGGAGCCCTTTTCCCCTCTTTTTCCCTCTCCATCTCGTTTGTAGGGGAGCTCTTTTTGAGAGCTCTAAAGATGGTTGTCCTTCCTTTAATAGTCGTTTCCATAGCAGGTGCCATCCTTAATATGGAGACGATAGATAAGTTTAAAAGGATAGGTTTAAGGGCTATTTTGTACTACACGACGACAACTTCCTTGGCAGTTATAACTGGACTTGTTCTTGTCGTTCTCTTAAAGCCGGGGGTTGGAGTACCCTTTTCAGGAAACGACTTTAAACCTAAAGAGATCTCCTTTAGCTTAAAGGAACTTCTAGTTTCCTTAGTTCCTGATAACATCTTTAAGGCCCTTGTGAACTTTGACGTTTTGGCAGTTATCGTTTCAACTATACTCTTTTCTCTAGCAGTTCTATCGGTTGAGTGGAGGAGGGAGCTCCTACTTAAACAGCTTATTACAGAGCTTGACACCTCTTTAATGAGGTTAACTTCCTGGATTATAAAGCTCGCTCCAGTAGGAATCTGTTCATTAATTGCCAGTAAAGTTGCATCCTTAGGTGGAGCTTCAGCTCTTAAACCTATCTTTCTATCCCTGAGTAAGTACGTTTTAACAGTTTTAGCAGGGCTATCCTTTCACGCTCTCCTTACTCTCCCCTTCCTCTTCTTTCTTTTTACCCGTAAGAACCCTTATTCTCTGATTCTTAAAGTAAAGGAAGCTTTAATAACAGCCTTTGCCACTGCTTCCTCTTCGGCCACCCTTCCGGTAACTATTGCCGTTTCAACAGCTGCTGGGATTAAGAGGCAAGTAGCCAACTTTACTCTCCCCCTTGGAGCCACAATAAATATGGACGGGACGGCTCTCTACGAAGCTGTTGCGGCTGTCTTCTTGGCACAAGCCTACGGAATGGACCTATCTCTTCCCCAATACTTAACTATTTTCTTAACTGCAACTCTAGCGGCAATCGGAGCAGCCGGTATACCAGAGGCTGGTCTAATCACAATGGTTTTGGTTCTTGAATCTGTTGGAATTCCGATAGAGGGAATAGGGATAATCCTAGCTGTTGATTGGTTCCTTGACCGTTTTAGGACTGCCGTTAACGTTCTTGGTGATATAATCGGAGCTGCAATAATTTCAGCTTCTCTGGAGGAGAAATGATTGGTTTCCTCCTTGACCTTGAAGGAACTTTAGTTAAGGATAAGAGCTATACTCCCTTTAAAGAGGCCATTGATTTTACTAAGGAGCTTGACAGGAGAGGAATTCCCTGGATAGTTGCTACGAACAACTCAACCGAGAAACCTTATGAGCTCATCAAAATCCTAAGGGAGAAGGGTTTTAACGTTGATGAAAAGAAGCTCCTTTCTCCCTCTCTCCTTGCAAAGGACTTCCTAAAGGAAGAGGGGGTAAGTTCCATTTATTTTTTAGGAACAGACAAGATTAAGGAGTTTTTTGAGGAAGAGGGCTTTGAGGTTAAGGACGATTACAGAGTAGATGCTGTAGTTGTAGGTAGGGATAGAGAGGTAAACTACCAGAAGCTTAAAGTAGCAACGTCGGCCCTTGTGAAAAATGATGCGAAGCTCTTCTCGTTTCACATGAACCGGTTAATTCTTGACCCTGATGGTTTAGTAGGACCGAGCGTTGGAGCAATTGCCACTGCTCTTTCCTACGCTTCTAATAAACCCGTAATCTCCTTTGGTAAACCTTCAAAGGAGTACTTTAATAGGGCATTTGAACTCCTAGGGATTAAAGATCCAAAGAGGGTATTTATGGTTAGTGACGATCCCTTTACAGACCTTGCCCAAGGGAAAAGAGTTACTGGGTTTAAAACTGTTTTCGTTTTAAGCGGTAAGTACAGTGATGAGAAGGTCCTTGAAGAGGTAGAACCTTCTCTAAGGCCTGATTACGTGTTTACTGATATTTCAGGTTGTTTAAAGTTAATAGAGGGAAACCTTGAGTAGTATTCTTGAGAAGGTAAAGAATTACCTTGAGCTCATAAAGGTTGAGCATACAGTCTTTGCCCTCCCCTTTGCCCTTACTTCTGCACTGATTGCTGCAGACGGTTTCCCTAGCCTCTATCAGGTTTTCTGGATAACCGTTGCCCTGTTTGGAGCAAGGACGGCTGCAATGAGCTTAAATAGGGCTATTGATGCAGAGATTGATGCGAAAAATCCCAGAACCGCCAACCGCCATATTCCAAGGGGTGTAGTAAAGAAGACGGAAGGTTTACTACTGGCGGTTTTAGGTTTTGCTCTTATGGTCTATTCAGCGTATAGGCTGAATCCTTTGGCCTTTAAACTTTCCCCGGTTGCAATCTTTGTACTGACCCTTTACTCCTTTACTAAGAGGTTTACGGCCCTCTGCCACATCGTTTTAGGAGTGGCCATAGCCCTTGCTCCACTTGGGGCGTGGGTTGCCGTTAGGGGAAGTATTGACCTTCCTGCACTTATCCTATCAGCTGCAGTTGCTTTTTGGGTTGCAGGCTTTGACATTATTTACGCCCTTCAGGACGTTGAATTTGACCGTAAGATGGGTCTCTTCTCAATACCAGCTAAGCTTGGAGTTGAGAGAGCTCTCCTCCTTTCCCGCCTGTTTCACCTAATAACCCTTCTATGTCTCATCTTTGTCGGCCTTTTAGAGAACTTGGGTCTTTTTTACTACTTAGGCCTTCTGATTTCAGCATTCTTTATGGTTAAGGAACACAGAATAGTGGCTAGGGAAAGGGAGAAAATAGCCTTTGCCTTCTTCAACCTAAACGGTTACATATCTTTAACAGTTTTCTTCTTTACTCTCATTGACTTTCTTTGGAGGGGGACTTGGAGTTCTTAAAGTACTTTATTTCCCTCCTTGTAATAGTTGATCCTTTCTTTGCAGCGGTAATCGTTTCAACTATTGCTAATTCTGTTACTGAAGTTAAAAGCATAGGAAAGGGAGCAACCCTTACTTTCTTGGTTGCTTCGTTAATAACGATCCTTTTCGGTGAAGCTTTCTTAAAGCTTATAGGAGTAAGTGTCTTTAGCATAAAAATCTTTGGTGGGCTGATACTGCTTCATATGGCATTCCAGATGCTTCAGGCCCACAAGCCTAAGACGAAGCATACCGATCGTGAGGAAGAGGCAGTCTACGAAAAGAACAATATTTCAGTGATTCCCATTGGGATCCCCATCCTCTTTGGTCCGGGAGCCTTTACTACGCTCTTAATTTTTAGGGAAGAAGCATCAACCCTCTTTTCCATGCTTCAACTGATGCTTGCTGTCCTTTCACTTGCCGTTATCATCTATTTTTCAATCCTAAACTCCCTTTTCTTCTCAAAGAGGCTAGGGCCTACGGGAATAGGAGTTATGATGAGGATTTTTGGCCTCTTTACGGGAGCCCTCGGTTCCCAGTTCGTCGTTGACGGGATAAAACACCTGTGGATGGAGGGACAATGAAGGCCTGTCTTCAGAGAGTAATTTCTGGAAAAGTTGTTGTTAACGGCAAGGTCGTTGGAGAGATCGGAAAGGGAATAGTTGCACTCGTTGGCTTTGAGAAGGGAGATTTAACGAGCTACATTGATAAGATGGCTAATAAGATAGTCAACCTTAGGATTTTTGAGGACGATTCTGGAAAGATGAACCTCTCTTTAAAGGAGGTTGGTGGGGAGCTCCTCCTCGTTCCCAACTTTACGCTTGCTGCCGACTGCAGGAAGGGTAGACGTCCGAGCTTTCAGTCATCTGAAGAGCCTTCCCGGGCCGAAGAGATGTTTAACAGGCTGGTTGAGGCCTGCAGAGATGAAGGGATCAACGTTAAAACGGGAATTTTCGGTGCAGATATGAAGGTTCACATTATCAACGACGGTCCGGTGACCTTTATCTTAACCAATAAGGAGGTCTAGTTGGCGGGCAAGGACCTTTGGACAGGTTTACTGTCCAACTTTCAGAACTTTACTTCCAAACACGTTCCTTGGCTTAAGGTTGAATACGTCTTTGCCCTCTCTTTCCTGTTCCTTTCACTCCTTTCTCTCTGGAGCAGGAAGTTCTTCAGGAAGCTTCTTATGAAGTTCTTCCTCAGGGATAAGAGACTTACTAAGGCAGAGAAGATGTTGGTTAGCCTTTCTAACTGGATTTCTTACTTCTTCTCGCTTCTCTTTATAAACCTTGCTTTTGTTCAGTTAAGCTTACCTACAAAAGTTTTAAAGGTCTTCAATACAGCCTTTTTTATACTGTACGTCTTCATTTTGACCTTTGTCTTTGCACGGCTCGTTGAGATTTCCCTTGAGAGAATTTCCCAGAGAGTGAGGAAAAAGGTCTCTCCTACAGAAGCTCCTCTTGTGGATACTTACTATTCAATGATTTCTAAAATCGTTAACGTTTTTATCGTTCTCATTGCACTAATAGCGATCCTTGATAAGCTCGGTTTTAACGTTACGTCACTGGTTACCTCTTTAGGAGTTGGTTCCTTAGCGGTAGGCCTTGCTGCTCAGGATACTATTAAGAACTTCATTTCAGGAATTCTCCTCGTTACCGATAGGCAGTTTAGGATAGGCGATAGGGTCTACATAAAGAACATAGACGTTGAGGGGTACGTCTACGATATAGGCTTAAGGACTACCCGCATTTTAACTATTTCAGGCAACAACTTAATAACCGTTCCTAACTCAAAGCTTACAGAGGGAGTCATTGAGAACTCCCTCTACCCTGATCCAAAAGTTAAAGACTCTGTTGAAGTTGGGGTAGCCTACGGTACAGACGTTGAAAAGGTTAAAGAGTTACTTATCAGGTCGGTTGAAGGAGTTGCAGGAGTTCTCAAGGAGCCGCCTCCTTCTGTCTACTTTACACAGTTTGGAGATAGTTCCCTTATCTTTAAACTGATCTACTACGTTGAGAGGAAGGATTTAGCATTTGGCGTAAAGTCCACAGTTAATGAGAGGATTAAGAGGCTCTTTGAGGAGAACGGAATAGAAATTCCTTTCCCTCAACAGGATGTATGGTTTAGGAACCCTTTAAGGGTGGAAGGTGAAAGAGGAAAAACTCTTTAGCGTTAAGATGAGGAGCTCCTTTAAAGGTATCCACATATCAGGAGCGGAGGCGATAGTTCTAGAGGAAGAAGTAGAGGAAACTGTTCTTTCTTTCCTTAAGAGGGCTAGAAGCCACTCACGGGGTAGGGCAGACTTTATAAACGTAAAAGTTGAAGAACTTAAGGAAGAGCCAATTAGAGCTCCTCTCCTTCCTGTCTTTCACGTTGAAGGTGATCCTTTAAAAGCCCTTAAAAGGCTCTTTCCTTTAGCGGGAATTCCGATTGATTTGGGTTTTAAGGTTTACAATCTCTTACTTTCCGGACCGGCTCCCGGTGGGAGAGTAATGAGGGGAGCTATGATCGTTGAAGTCCCTTCAGGTAGGCGCCTAGAACCGGACATGGAAAGGGGAGTTCGGGCCTCGTTCCTAGGGATTACCAGAGAAGCTACAGATGAGCTTAAAGGACTTTCTGGAAAGCACTATACCGAAAACCTAAAGGAGGCTTTGACTCTAACTACAAAGATTAACTATTTTGACGGGGTTTTAGGGGAGCTCTGTATCTCCGACGACCCTAACTATACAACCGGCTACATTTCAGTTTCAGGAGTGGGCTACTTTAGGCTCTTCAACATTAAGCCTTTAAACCACCCTAAAGGGGGGAGGGCTCTTTTTGTAAAAAGGGGAATTCCCGTGAAAGATTTAATCTCTTTCCTTGAGAAGAAACCTTTCCTTGCAGTTAGCTTTCCTGGTTACTACTTTGAACTTCCAGAAAACTTCCGCTCTTAACTGTACCGTCAAGGGAAGCACCCTTTTCAACGGAGAGGGCTCTTACGTTTAAATTCCCTTTTATCTTTGCAGAACTCCTCACCTCAAGCTCTTCTGCCTTTATGTCTCCCTCTATCTCACCCATTAAGACTACTCTTTTTGCTTCAACGTTTCCTTTGACTTTAGAGCTCTCTCCGAATATTATGTAATCTCCTGAAACGTCTCCAAAGACTTGACCGTCAATCCTTACTTTGCCGGTTGCAAATATGTTTCCTTCAACTTTTAACTCTTCAGATAAAATGCTTTTAATCTCTCCACTCTCTACTTTATCTTTTTTTCCTATCAAGGCTCACCTCTAGGAAAGGTTCTGGATTTATTATTTTCCCTTTATACTTTATTGAGTAGTGGAGGTGAGGTCCTGTGCTCCTTCCGGTACTTCCCATGAGGCCTATAATCATTCCCCTTCCAACTCTCTGTCCTTTATGGACTACGATTTTAGCCATGTGGCCGTAGAAAGTTTTAAATCCGTTTCCGTGGTCTATTTCAACGTACTTTCCAAGAAGTCTGCAGTAGCCAGCCTTTACGACCTTTCCTTCAGCAGCAGCCCTTATTGGAGTTCTCCACCTGTTTGCTATATCTACTCCCAGGTGAAACTCTACAGACCCTGTGATAGGGTTTCTCCTAAGTCCGAACCCAGACGTTATTCTTCCGGCTGTAGGGTAGCCTATAGGGGTAGTCTTAAAGTTCTTTATGATTAGATCAACCCCAGGTATAAGTTCCTTCAAATCAATGCTTGGGTTGTTCAGTACCTTATCAATCGGAACGGCGGTACCACCTTCCCCTGCGCTTTCAAACTTTATACCGACCTTCTTCATCAACGAGTTAATCATTTCAACTCTTTTAGCAAGTTCCCTAACGGTTTCTTCTCTTTCTCTCTCTAGCTTTGCTACTTCTTTTTTTAACCTCTCATTCTGAGAACTTAATCTGCTAATTTCCCCTTCAAGTTTTTTCAACCTCTGTGTTAGCTCCCTCTTTTCTTCTTTCCTTTCAAAGTGTTCCTTTATAGAAATTCCCGCAAACACCGTAAGTGCAACGAAGGATCCGAGGAAGAGGGAGGAGAGGGTTATTAACAGTTTTTTGGAAATACTAAACCTGGAGTAGCTTCCTACTTCATCTTTAATTACTATGAACTGTATTTTGTCCTCTTTCATAAAAGCTTAAATCTCCTATTTTCCTATGCAGAACCGAGAAAAAATTATATCATACATATCCTCCGTCGTTACTTTGCCTACTATCATTCCTAGACTCTCTAGGGCTTGGTCAATATCCATTGAGAGGAATTCGGGAGATTCAAAACCTTCCTCTAGACTTTTAAGGGCTTTTTCAATTGAGTTTTTAGCTTTTTCTAAGAGCTCCCTGTGCCTTTCACTTGTTATTACCTCTTCTTCACCTCCAAAAACCGCTTCAGGTTCAAGTAAAACCATCTTTACAATCTCCTCTGAAAGCTTCTCAATCCCTTTCCCTTCCTTTGCGCTGATTTCAACGCACCTGTTCCACTCCTTTAAATCTTTACAGTTGACCTTTAACCCCGCATCCTTTTTGTTTACTACTACTATTACGTTTTTCCTCCCCTTAAGGAGTTCCCAAATTTTTTTATCTTCCTCAGTTAAACCGACAGAACCATCTACTACAAAGAGAACAACGTCGGCCTCTTTCAGCTTTTCAAGGCTCCTTTCAATTCCTATCCTCTCCACCTTTTCAGCAGTATCCCTTATTCCAGCAGTGTCTATAAGCCTTACGGGAATTCCCTTTACAGTAACGCTCTCTTCAATAACGTCCCTCGTAGTTCCTGGAATTTCCGTAACAATAGCCCTTTCTTCCCTTAAAAGGGCGTTTAAGAGTGAGGACTTGCCTACATTTGGTCTTCCAACTATCGCCACCTTTATCCCTTCTCTTATTACCTTTCCTTCCCTGTAGCTCTTTAGGAGTTTTTCTATCTCTTCCTTAATTTCAATTAACTTCTCTTTGACTTTTCCCCTTTCAAGGATCTCAACTTCTTCCTCTGGAAAATCTACGGCGGCCTCTATGTAGGCTTTAGTTTCAAGGAGTTTGTTCCTGATCCCCTCAATTCTCTTTGATAGAGAGCCTTCAAGGTGTCTTAGAGCGACCTTTGCCTCAACTTCACTCTTAGCTTCAATTAACTGGTTTATTGCTTCTGCCTGTACAAGGTCAATTTTCCCGTTTATAAAGGCCCTCATTGTAAATTCACCGGGTTCAGCAAGCCTTGCTCCCCTCTTTAGTACTTCCCTTAAAATCTTCCTCACCACGACTATTCCGCCGTGGCTGTGAATTTCAACTACGTCCTCTCCCGTGAAGCTCCTTGGAGCTCTCATGTAAACTGCCAAAACCTCGTCTATCGGCTCCCCAAACTCATCAACTACCAGTCCGTAGTAGACTCTCCTCTCTTCAAACTCTTCCTTCTTATTTCCCCTTTTAGTTCTGAAGAGTTCTTTAAGTATCCTAAGAGCCTCCTTTCCAGAGATCCTAACTATTCCGATAGCTCCTCTTCCAATTGGCGTTCCGATTGCCGCTATCGTATCCTGGCACATGTAATCTCTCATTTCTTCCTCCCAGACTGTTATACTAACAAAATAAAAATCTGGGAGATTTTAATGTGTGGAATTGTCGGTTACGTTGGAAAGGATAACGCAAAGAACGTTGTGGTTGACGGGTTAAAGAGGCTCGAGTATAGAGGTTACGACTCTGCAGGCTTAGCCCTGATAGTTAACGGTGAAATTAAAGTCTTTAAAAAGGTAGGGAAGATCAGAGAGTTTGAAATAGAGCTCAACAGGCTTAACGTTTACTCAAACGTTGGAATCGGCCATACTCGTTGGGCAACTCACGGTAAGCCCACCTTTGATAATGCCCATCCCCACCTTTCCTGCGACGGCAAAATAGCCCTCGTTCACAACGGGATAATAGAAAACTACGCCCAGCTTAAAGAGGAGTTCTTTAAAAAAGGCCACAAGTTTAAGTCTCAAACTGATACTGAAGTTGTAGTTCACCTGATAGAGGAGGAACTGAGGAGTTCTAGGGATTTTTTTGAAGCCTTCTTAAGGGCAGTAAACAGGTTAAAGGGTTCCTTTGCCCTTTGCGCTATAACTACCCATGAGCCCGATAGACTCTTCTGCGCCAGAAAGGACAGTCCTTTGGTTGTAGGCCTTGGAGAGGATGAGTCCTTCGTAGCTTCAGACGTTCCAGCTTTCCTATCCTATACAAACAGGGCCGTTTTCCTAGATGATGGGGAGGTTGCCGTTGTAGGTAGAGACGGGGCTGTCTTTTACGATTTTAGCGGGACTGAAGTTAAAAAGGAGGAAGTTAGAATCCCTTGGAGTTTAGCTCAGGCTGAGAAGGGTGGTTATAAACACTTTATGATTAAGGAAATCTACGAGCAGCCGAGGGCCGTTTCAGATACCATAAGTGGAAATATGGCTTGGTTTAAAGGGGATGTTCCTTTGGAAGGGATTGATCCAACTTCTTTTGAGAGGATACAGATCGTTGCTTGTGGAACCTCTTTCCACGCCGGGTTGATAGCTAAGTTCTTCTTTGAGAACTTTTCCCAGATACTAACTGAAGTTGACTACGCTTCTGAGTACCGATATAGGAATCCTGTAGTTAACGGGAAAACCTTGGTTATTGCAATAACT includes:
- a CDS encoding dicarboxylate/amino acid:cation symporter; protein product: MGSFFLFFMVLGVFLGFIFGALFPSFSLSISFVGELFLRALKMVVLPLIVVSIAGAILNMETIDKFKRIGLRAILYYTTTTSLAVITGLVLVVLLKPGVGVPFSGNDFKPKEISFSLKELLVSLVPDNIFKALVNFDVLAVIVSTILFSLAVLSVEWRRELLLKQLITELDTSLMRLTSWIIKLAPVGICSLIASKVASLGGASALKPIFLSLSKYVLTVLAGLSFHALLTLPFLFFLFTRKNPYSLILKVKEALITAFATASSSATLPVTIAVSTAAGIKRQVANFTLPLGATINMDGTALYEAVAAVFLAQAYGMDLSLPQYLTIFLTATLAAIGAAGIPEAGLITMVLVLESVGIPIEGIGIILAVDWFLDRFRTAVNVLGDIIGAAIISASLEEK
- a CDS encoding HAD-IIA family hydrolase, whose amino-acid sequence is MIGFLLDLEGTLVKDKSYTPFKEAIDFTKELDRRGIPWIVATNNSTEKPYELIKILREKGFNVDEKKLLSPSLLAKDFLKEEGVSSIYFLGTDKIKEFFEEEGFEVKDDYRVDAVVVGRDREVNYQKLKVATSALVKNDAKLFSFHMNRLILDPDGLVGPSVGAIATALSYASNKPVISFGKPSKEYFNRAFELLGIKDPKRVFMVSDDPFTDLAQGKRVTGFKTVFVLSGKYSDEKVLEEVEPSLRPDYVFTDISGCLKLIEGNLE
- a CDS encoding UbiA-like polyprenyltransferase, with protein sequence MSSILEKVKNYLELIKVEHTVFALPFALTSALIAADGFPSLYQVFWITVALFGARTAAMSLNRAIDAEIDAKNPRTANRHIPRGVVKKTEGLLLAVLGFALMVYSAYRLNPLAFKLSPVAIFVLTLYSFTKRFTALCHIVLGVAIALAPLGAWVAVRGSIDLPALILSAAVAFWVAGFDIIYALQDVEFDRKMGLFSIPAKLGVERALLLSRLFHLITLLCLIFVGLLENLGLFYYLGLLISAFFMVKEHRIVAREREKIAFAFFNLNGYISLTVFFFTLIDFLWRGTWSS
- a CDS encoding MarC family protein, producing the protein MEFLKYFISLLVIVDPFFAAVIVSTIANSVTEVKSIGKGATLTFLVASLITILFGEAFLKLIGVSVFSIKIFGGLILLHMAFQMLQAHKPKTKHTDREEEAVYEKNNISVIPIGIPILFGPGAFTTLLIFREEASTLFSMLQLMLAVLSLAVIIYFSILNSLFFSKRLGPTGIGVMMRIFGLFTGALGSQFVVDGIKHLWMEGQ
- the dtd gene encoding D-aminoacyl-tRNA deacylase, with the translated sequence MKACLQRVISGKVVVNGKVVGEIGKGIVALVGFEKGDLTSYIDKMANKIVNLRIFEDDSGKMNLSLKEVGGELLLVPNFTLAADCRKGRRPSFQSSEEPSRAEEMFNRLVEACRDEGINVKTGIFGADMKVHIINDGPVTFILTNKEV
- a CDS encoding mechanosensitive ion channel family protein — protein: MAGKDLWTGLLSNFQNFTSKHVPWLKVEYVFALSFLFLSLLSLWSRKFFRKLLMKFFLRDKRLTKAEKMLVSLSNWISYFFSLLFINLAFVQLSLPTKVLKVFNTAFFILYVFILTFVFARLVEISLERISQRVRKKVSPTEAPLVDTYYSMISKIVNVFIVLIALIAILDKLGFNVTSLVTSLGVGSLAVGLAAQDTIKNFISGILLVTDRQFRIGDRVYIKNIDVEGYVYDIGLRTTRILTISGNNLITVPNSKLTEGVIENSLYPDPKVKDSVEVGVAYGTDVEKVKELLIRSVEGVAGVLKEPPPSVYFTQFGDSSLIFKLIYYVERKDLAFGVKSTVNERIKRLFEENGIEIPFPQQDVWFRNPLRVEGERGKTL
- a CDS encoding 6-carboxyhexanoate--CoA ligase → MKEEKLFSVKMRSSFKGIHISGAEAIVLEEEVEETVLSFLKRARSHSRGRADFINVKVEELKEEPIRAPLLPVFHVEGDPLKALKRLFPLAGIPIDLGFKVYNLLLSGPAPGGRVMRGAMIVEVPSGRRLEPDMERGVRASFLGITREATDELKGLSGKHYTENLKEALTLTTKINYFDGVLGELCISDDPNYTTGYISVSGVGYFRLFNIKPLNHPKGGRALFVKRGIPVKDLISFLEKKPFLAVSFPGYYFELPENFRS
- a CDS encoding bactofilin family protein gives rise to the protein MIGKKDKVESGEIKSILSEELKVEGNIFATGKVRIDGQVFGDVSGDYIIFGESSKVKGNVEAKRVVLMGEIEGDIKAEELEVRSSAKIKGNLNVRALSVEKGASLDGTVKSGSFLEVQSSNQES
- a CDS encoding peptidoglycan DD-metalloendopeptidase family protein; this encodes MKEDKIQFIVIKDEVGSYSRFSISKKLLITLSSLFLGSFVALTVFAGISIKEHFERKEEKRELTQRLKKLEGEISRLSSQNERLKKEVAKLEREREETVRELAKRVEMINSLMKKVGIKFESAGEGGTAVPIDKVLNNPSIDLKELIPGVDLIIKNFKTTPIGYPTAGRITSGFGLRRNPITGSVEFHLGVDIANRWRTPIRAAAEGKVVKAGYCRLLGKYVEIDHGNGFKTFYGHMAKIVVHKGQRVGRGMIIGLMGSTGRSTGPHLHYSIKYKGKIINPEPFLEVSLDRKKR
- the mnmE gene encoding tRNA uridine-5-carboxymethylaminomethyl(34) synthesis GTPase MnmE, which produces MRDYMCQDTIAAIGTPIGRGAIGIVRISGKEALRILKELFRTKRGNKKEEFEERRVYYGLVVDEFGEPIDEVLAVYMRAPRSFTGEDVVEIHSHGGIVVVRKILREVLKRGARLAEPGEFTMRAFINGKIDLVQAEAINQLIEAKSEVEAKVALRHLEGSLSKRIEGIRNKLLETKAYIEAAVDFPEEEVEILERGKVKEKLIEIKEEIEKLLKSYREGKVIREGIKVAIVGRPNVGKSSLLNALLREERAIVTEIPGTTRDVIEESVTVKGIPVRLIDTAGIRDTAEKVERIGIERSLEKLKEADVVLFVVDGSVGLTEEDKKIWELLKGRKNVIVVVNKKDAGLKVNCKDLKEWNRCVEISAKEGKGIEKLSEEIVKMVLLEPEAVFGGEEEVITSERHRELLEKAKNSIEKALKSLEEGFESPEFLSMDIDQALESLGMIVGKVTTEDMYDIIFSRFCIGK
- the glmS gene encoding glutamine--fructose-6-phosphate transaminase (isomerizing), encoding MCGIVGYVGKDNAKNVVVDGLKRLEYRGYDSAGLALIVNGEIKVFKKVGKIREFEIELNRLNVYSNVGIGHTRWATHGKPTFDNAHPHLSCDGKIALVHNGIIENYAQLKEEFFKKGHKFKSQTDTEVVVHLIEEELRSSRDFFEAFLRAVNRLKGSFALCAITTHEPDRLFCARKDSPLVVGLGEDESFVASDVPAFLSYTNRAVFLDDGEVAVVGRDGAVFYDFSGTEVKKEEVRIPWSLAQAEKGGYKHFMIKEIYEQPRAVSDTISGNMAWFKGDVPLEGIDPTSFERIQIVACGTSFHAGLIAKFFFENFSQILTEVDYASEYRYRNPVVNGKTLVIAITQSGETADTLAAMRLARKKGAKLLAVCNVIGSTATREADTVIYTYAGPEISVASTKAFTTQLTALYMLSLWLGRENGVLKEEEVNARFSQLMEVPSKIEYFLGREKKEGNVKNIALEFYRSKDALYLGRHVNYPIALEGALKLKEISYIHAEGYPSGEMKHGPIALIDESVPVIFIATKGSVYEKVVSNMEEVKARKGKIIALLNPSSPEVERISDFKIEVPEVDEFLSPIVNVVPLQLFAYYIADFLGYDVDQPRNLAKSVTVE